In Alistipes sp. ZOR0009, the following proteins share a genomic window:
- a CDS encoding phage tail protein encodes MEAYIGEIRAFPYNFVPEDWLLCDGSRQEVRAFQALFAVIGGQYGDTDGRTYFTLPNLQGMVPMGANPSNTSKRVGQKGGKETVTITNNNMPSHIHTAYADKKENTQQSLATQTPSPSVFLSNLLATTATGAPVLYSYVDYTPQTTNVVPNTALIGVSAGNGQPHDN; translated from the coding sequence ATGGAAGCATATATTGGAGAAATCCGAGCATTTCCGTACAACTTCGTTCCTGAGGACTGGTTACTTTGCGATGGCTCCAGACAGGAAGTCAGAGCCTTCCAAGCTCTATTTGCAGTAATCGGGGGCCAATACGGAGATACCGATGGGCGCACCTACTTTACGCTACCCAACTTGCAGGGCATGGTACCAATGGGAGCCAATCCATCTAACACCTCAAAAAGAGTTGGCCAAAAAGGAGGAAAAGAAACAGTAACGATAACCAACAACAATATGCCAAGTCACATCCACACGGCATATGCAGATAAGAAAGAAAACACCCAACAGTCGTTAGCAACCCAAACTCCCAGTCCTTCCGTATTCCTGTCTAACTTACTTGCCACCACGGCTACTGGAGCTCCTGTCCTTTACAGCTATGTAGATTACACTCCTCAAACAACAAACGTTGTTCCGAATACAGCGCTTATAGGAGTATCCGCAGGAAATGGACAACCTCATGACAACA